A single window of Athene noctua chromosome 1, bAthNoc1.hap1.1, whole genome shotgun sequence DNA harbors:
- the RPL24 gene encoding large ribosomal subunit protein eL24: protein MKVELCSFSGYKIYPGHGRRYARTDGKVFQFLNAKCESAFLSKRNPRQINWTVLYRRKHKKGQSEEIQKKRTRRAVKFQRAITGASLAEIMAKRNQKPEVRKAQREQAIRAAKEAKKAKQATKKTAVSAAKAPTKAAPKQKIVKPVKVSAPRVGGKR, encoded by the exons aTGAA GGTCGAGCTGTGCAGCTTCAGCGGATACAAGATCTACCCGGGCCACGGCCGCCGCTACGCCCGCACCGACGGCAAG gtttttcagtttttgaatGCAAAATGCGAGTCTGCTTTCCTTTCCAAGAGAAACCCCCGTCAAATCAACTGGACTGTTCTGTACAGGCGGAAACACAAGAAAGGACAGTCG GAAGAGATACAAAAGAAGCGCACACGTCGTGCTGTTAAGTTTCAGAGAGCTATCACTGGTGCGTCCTTAGCTGAGATTATGGCTAAACGAAATCAGAAGCCTGAAGTACGAAAGGCTCAAAGAGAACAAGCTATTAG GGCTGCAAAAGAAGCCAAGAAGGCTAAGCAGGCAACCAAGAAAACGGCTGTTTCTGCTGCAAAG GCTCCTACAAAAGCAGCACCGAAGCAGAAGATTGTGAAACCAGTCAAGGTTTCTGCTCCCCGTGTTGGTGGAAAGCGTTAA